One genomic region from Streptomyces sp. NBC_00582 encodes:
- a CDS encoding FxLD family lanthipeptide has product MQMNPEAATTQVDVDFTLDVRVIEAGLPVRDLLRDTSDNCGSSCSGTACTSFVGDPA; this is encoded by the coding sequence ATGCAGATGAACCCCGAAGCCGCGACCACCCAGGTCGATGTGGACTTCACGCTCGACGTCCGCGTCATCGAGGCCGGTCTGCCGGTCCGTGACCTGCTGCGCGACACCAGCGACAACTGCGGCTCCAGCTGCTCGGGCACGGCCTGCACCTCGTTCGTGGGCGACCCGGCCTGA
- a CDS encoding ATP-binding protein, whose amino-acid sequence MVAAELVHQTALGFAVAFTPDKARVGRMRRITAAHLRLWKVPGPTAENIVLAVSELVANAIEHGCGDIELTVLYACGEVRVEVTDGNPAPAKLTVADDEDVSGRGLFLVAVLAQDWGVSTDGRSTWCVFRVPARRS is encoded by the coding sequence ATGGTCGCAGCAGAACTCGTGCACCAGACCGCCCTCGGTTTCGCGGTGGCCTTTACCCCGGACAAGGCCCGAGTCGGACGCATGCGCCGGATCACCGCGGCCCACCTGCGGCTGTGGAAAGTACCTGGGCCGACCGCGGAGAACATCGTGCTAGCCGTCTCCGAGCTTGTCGCCAATGCCATCGAGCACGGCTGTGGAGACATCGAGTTGACGGTCCTCTACGCCTGCGGAGAGGTACGGGTCGAGGTCACAGACGGCAACCCGGCGCCAGCGAAGCTCACCGTTGCGGACGACGAAGATGTCTCCGGCCGCGGGCTGTTCCTCGTTGCCGTCCTCGCACAGGACTGGGGCGTCAGCACCGACGGCAGGTCGACGTGGTGCGTCTTCCGCGTTCCTGCGAGGAGGTCGTGA
- the fxlM gene encoding methyltransferase, FxLD system, whose amino-acid sequence MTEVTASSPSAAELRDKLVNELVAQRVIQTKEVEAAFREVPRHLFAPEAPLEKAYAQTHLATKRDEHGITISSVSAPEIQATMLEQAGLRPGHRCLEIGSGGYNAALMASLVGKDGEVTTIDIDGDVTDRARACLKNAGYPQVNVVLTDGEDGCSEHAPYDRTIVTVGSWDIPPAWVDQLADGGTITVPLRVRGLTRSITFAREGDHLVSQSAKICGFVTMQGAGAHQERLLLLRGKEIGLRFDDEWPTEPDSLNGALDTERVEVWSGVKIPRQEQFDTLQMWLATALDGFCLLAVDPKLDTGLVSPQNKMACPAVVEGGSFAYLALRKLGEEPDPVFEFGAHAFGPDAAALADAMAEQIRVWSRDHRGGRGPSIAAYPADTPDDQLPEGRVINKQHVRVLISWPPEDLRPAS is encoded by the coding sequence ATGACCGAAGTGACCGCTAGCTCGCCCTCAGCAGCAGAGCTGCGAGACAAGCTCGTGAACGAGCTCGTGGCCCAGCGCGTGATCCAGACGAAGGAGGTCGAAGCGGCGTTCCGTGAGGTGCCCAGGCACCTGTTCGCCCCTGAAGCCCCTCTGGAGAAGGCGTATGCCCAGACCCACTTGGCTACGAAGCGGGATGAGCACGGCATCACTATCAGCTCAGTGTCCGCTCCGGAGATCCAAGCCACCATGCTGGAGCAGGCTGGGCTCCGGCCCGGTCACCGGTGCCTGGAAATCGGCTCCGGCGGCTACAACGCAGCACTGATGGCCTCGCTGGTCGGCAAGGATGGTGAGGTCACCACCATCGACATCGACGGAGATGTCACTGACCGAGCCCGGGCCTGCTTGAAGAACGCCGGATACCCGCAAGTGAACGTCGTCCTCACGGATGGCGAGGACGGGTGCTCCGAGCACGCCCCTTACGACCGGACGATCGTCACCGTCGGCAGCTGGGACATCCCACCGGCCTGGGTGGACCAGCTCGCCGACGGCGGAACCATCACCGTCCCCCTCCGGGTGCGGGGCCTGACCCGATCGATCACCTTCGCCCGAGAAGGAGATCACTTGGTCAGCCAGTCGGCCAAGATCTGCGGCTTCGTCACGATGCAGGGAGCTGGAGCACACCAGGAACGACTGCTGCTCCTGCGCGGCAAGGAGATCGGCCTGCGGTTCGATGACGAGTGGCCGACCGAACCGGACTCACTGAACGGTGCGCTCGACACCGAGCGAGTCGAAGTGTGGTCGGGGGTGAAGATCCCCCGCCAGGAGCAGTTCGACACGCTCCAGATGTGGCTGGCCACCGCACTGGATGGCTTCTGTCTCCTCGCGGTCGACCCGAAGCTGGACACGGGCCTGGTCTCCCCGCAGAACAAGATGGCTTGCCCGGCCGTGGTCGAGGGAGGCAGCTTCGCCTATCTCGCCCTGCGGAAGCTGGGCGAGGAACCCGATCCCGTTTTCGAGTTCGGAGCACACGCCTTCGGTCCGGACGCCGCCGCGCTCGCCGACGCCATGGCCGAGCAGATCCGTGTCTGGAGCCGTGACCACCGCGGCGGGCGCGGCCCGAGTATCGCGGCCTACCCGGCCGACACCCCCGATGACCAGCTCCCCGAGGGGCGAGTCATCAACAAGCAGCATGTCCGCGTCCTCATCTCCTGGCCGCCGGAGGACTTGCGTCCGGCGAGCTAG
- a CDS encoding protein-L-isoaspartate O-methyltransferase family protein, producing MNARVEADSLRPGSAHVHQHTGDVFTCDRRQDFVPNVIRTHRGGRWRRVDRSKNAGEWAKFVHRSEMLVFDVDDGGEGGPGIVTGVIPSKEDATARLAALAPVPGTAVAEIGTDCGWTAASLDHLLQGGQVVTAADTERLAEIARQRLRPYPRVRVVSGSQAGVLGPAGSFHGLLSHRAVRRVPWEWVTRVRPGGRLCLPVRTALGGSSTLLVLTVARDGASARGRFHAGPAPQTVWLREHRPGEGTPVESQGSPRASEALDAKGAHVRPAARLFAGLLRPDLRMQVVRGVAQLEGDVADRLRIHDHQASRAVVFLHSPRIYEWGPRDLGSDLFDALGQWHAAGEPEVEQLGVTITETEHTLWLGAPDGPSWRLPELHTITGEVERHAT from the coding sequence ATGAACGCCCGCGTCGAGGCCGACAGCCTGCGACCGGGCAGTGCCCACGTTCACCAGCACACGGGGGACGTGTTCACCTGCGATCGGCGACAGGACTTCGTGCCCAATGTGATCCGTACGCACCGAGGTGGTCGCTGGCGCCGGGTGGACCGGAGTAAGAACGCCGGTGAGTGGGCGAAGTTCGTCCATCGCTCCGAGATGCTCGTGTTCGACGTCGACGACGGTGGGGAGGGCGGCCCCGGCATCGTCACGGGAGTGATCCCATCCAAAGAAGACGCCACGGCGCGCCTGGCCGCGCTCGCTCCAGTACCGGGGACGGCCGTTGCCGAGATCGGCACAGACTGCGGCTGGACGGCAGCCTCTCTGGACCACCTCCTCCAGGGCGGCCAGGTAGTGACGGCCGCGGACACAGAACGCCTCGCCGAGATCGCCCGGCAGCGCCTACGCCCCTACCCGCGGGTTCGGGTGGTCAGCGGGTCTCAGGCCGGGGTCTTGGGACCGGCGGGTTCGTTCCACGGGCTCCTGTCCCATCGTGCGGTACGCCGTGTGCCGTGGGAGTGGGTCACCCGGGTTCGTCCGGGTGGCCGGCTGTGCCTGCCCGTCCGAACCGCTCTGGGCGGATCCAGCACGCTGCTCGTCCTGACCGTGGCGCGGGACGGGGCGTCGGCCCGTGGACGTTTCCACGCCGGACCGGCTCCGCAGACCGTGTGGCTGCGCGAGCACCGCCCTGGTGAGGGCACCCCCGTCGAGTCGCAGGGCAGCCCGAGGGCGTCAGAAGCCCTGGACGCGAAGGGGGCGCACGTACGGCCGGCGGCCCGGTTGTTCGCCGGTCTCCTCCGCCCTGACCTTCGGATGCAGGTCGTGCGCGGCGTTGCACAGCTCGAAGGCGACGTTGCCGACCGCCTGCGTATTCATGACCACCAGGCGTCTCGGGCAGTGGTCTTCCTCCACTCCCCCCGCATCTACGAGTGGGGGCCGCGCGATCTCGGCTCCGATCTGTTCGACGCACTCGGTCAGTGGCACGCGGCCGGAGAACCAGAGGTTGAGCAGCTGGGCGTGACGATCACGGAAACGGAACACACGCTGTGGCTCGGTGCACCGGACGGTCCGTCGTGGCGTCTGCCCGAACTCCACACGATCACCGGCGAGGTGGAGCGGCATGCGACCTGA
- a CDS encoding LuxR C-terminal-related transcriptional regulator — translation MPAPDETISPPLSPQEREALLGISQGKTTAETACDMRVSDSTVKTYILRIGGKLGTSERAGMVDLAYRHGHLDVPVPVDHTVELPEGQRTVLAGLAGGKTVQEIAAGAKRPLDDVRKDARRLLRALGASSAAHAITRGWQLRLLGPATGRENSGDVVAMAGQA, via the coding sequence ATGCCGGCCCCGGACGAGACCATCTCGCCGCCGCTTTCCCCTCAGGAGCGGGAGGCTCTGCTGGGCATCTCTCAGGGAAAGACGACCGCAGAGACGGCCTGCGACATGCGAGTGTCCGACAGCACGGTCAAGACGTACATCCTACGGATCGGCGGAAAGCTCGGAACTTCCGAGCGGGCGGGCATGGTGGACCTCGCCTACCGTCACGGCCACCTGGACGTCCCCGTGCCTGTGGACCACACCGTCGAGCTGCCGGAGGGGCAGCGCACAGTCCTGGCAGGGCTCGCCGGCGGAAAGACCGTCCAGGAGATCGCGGCCGGCGCGAAGCGTCCGCTGGACGACGTGCGCAAGGACGCTCGACGCCTGCTGCGGGCGCTGGGCGCTTCCTCGGCCGCGCACGCCATCACGCGAGGGTGGCAGTTGCGTCTCCTGGGCCCCGCGACCGGCCGTGAAAACTCCGGAGACGTCGTCGCCATGGCAGGACAGGCATGA
- a CDS encoding SAM-dependent methyltransferase, protein MRPDHPMLLHPSAAIAELQARPSSARMQNYLLGGRDHYIVDRDGALRAAERMPFLQSAVRHERMYVLMMVQTLAIAGIRQLVDFGCGLPHGPTPVDVLTRVHPDARVVCIDNDVLVHTHADAMMRAKAPAVVESLCADVRDPESILASTEVMETINWREPVILLLGSVLHHIEDTAAQPLTVLVDQYKHVAATGSALVITHATADVSGKPVRRFAKTMTAAGCPVHLRTKEQIARLFDGWQLTSPGLTAPQTLALEYPVLPQAASYAGTARKESAHGRAV, encoded by the coding sequence ATGCGACCTGACCACCCGATGCTCCTCCACCCCTCCGCAGCGATCGCCGAGTTGCAGGCACGGCCGTCGAGCGCCCGGATGCAGAACTACCTGCTTGGCGGGCGGGACCACTACATCGTCGACCGTGACGGGGCCCTTCGGGCGGCCGAGCGCATGCCGTTCCTGCAGAGCGCCGTCCGCCACGAGCGCATGTACGTGCTCATGATGGTGCAGACCCTGGCCATCGCGGGCATCCGGCAGCTGGTCGACTTCGGCTGCGGCCTTCCCCACGGCCCCACGCCGGTGGATGTCCTGACCCGCGTTCATCCCGACGCCCGCGTCGTGTGCATCGACAACGACGTGCTGGTGCACACCCACGCCGACGCAATGATGAGGGCCAAGGCGCCCGCTGTCGTCGAGAGCCTGTGCGCCGACGTACGCGACCCCGAGTCGATCCTCGCTTCCACGGAAGTCATGGAGACGATCAACTGGCGAGAACCAGTCATCCTTCTCCTTGGCAGCGTGCTCCACCACATCGAGGACACAGCGGCGCAGCCCCTGACCGTCCTCGTCGACCAGTACAAACACGTAGCCGCCACCGGCAGCGCTCTCGTCATCACGCACGCCACCGCCGACGTCTCGGGCAAACCTGTGCGCCGATTCGCCAAGACCATGACGGCGGCCGGCTGCCCCGTCCACCTGCGGACGAAGGAACAGATCGCCCGGTTGTTCGACGGCTGGCAACTGACCTCCCCGGGCCTGACCGCGCCACAGACACTGGCACTCGAATACCCGGTCCTGCCCCAGGCCGCGTCGTACGCCGGCACGGCCCGAAAGGAGTCCGCGCATGGCCGAGCTGTGTGA
- a CDS encoding DUF6415 family natural product biosynthesis protein → MQETLHREVTSLVFAETASVSEDPDERHVQLLLMRGHLMRLLGAVVPVDANEPPLEDEQLVVRVRALLDEEIPGDVARAASLHRRMSEVGRELLAVLPAVDASDDMVDGWGRTVCAGFDSTRIREAIRAAKSWEQAGVYPHPRTLAAVTKALSGYVTTLVPYVSIHLESLSAGSRGWSACGEAIERSQEARDVAPGEGLKAARKHAFRLAVHTEALLRYAEQDCERDGE, encoded by the coding sequence GTGCAGGAGACCCTTCATCGCGAAGTGACCAGTCTGGTCTTCGCCGAGACTGCCTCCGTCAGCGAAGACCCGGACGAGCGCCACGTTCAACTGCTGCTCATGCGCGGCCACTTGATGCGACTGCTCGGGGCAGTCGTTCCTGTCGATGCCAACGAGCCTCCTCTGGAAGACGAGCAACTGGTCGTACGCGTACGTGCCCTACTCGACGAAGAGATTCCCGGCGACGTCGCGCGTGCGGCGTCCCTGCACCGGCGGATGTCCGAGGTCGGGCGGGAGCTGCTCGCCGTCCTTCCTGCTGTCGACGCCTCTGACGACATGGTCGACGGCTGGGGCAGGACTGTGTGCGCCGGGTTCGATTCGACGCGTATCCGCGAAGCCATTCGTGCGGCGAAGTCCTGGGAGCAGGCGGGGGTGTACCCGCATCCGCGCACCCTCGCGGCGGTCACAAAAGCGCTCAGCGGCTACGTCACGACGCTCGTCCCCTACGTTTCGATCCACTTGGAATCGCTCTCCGCCGGGAGTCGAGGGTGGTCCGCATGCGGTGAGGCGATCGAGCGCTCGCAGGAGGCCCGCGACGTCGCTCCGGGAGAGGGGCTCAAGGCGGCGAGGAAGCACGCATTCCGGCTCGCAGTCCACACCGAGGCCCTGCTGCGCTACGCCGAACAGGACTGCGAGCGGGACGGTGAGTGA
- a CDS encoding helix-turn-helix domain-containing protein, translated as MREALSSWHMGRVFYAYRTHPWHGRVLSQEAMAVWLGLNQAQLSRIESGKPPQDLSKLMRWAHSLRIPADLLWFKLPRPTQEVSTEAVPVVPPPEETSSVQKEAPQVGVMLPVVIHGRTVLVPVDAETLAASGLGTLLGHSADSTATDARKRDPMSPINRRDLLRTGVAAAALPGLGLDELEHIAAALDDARYLDGPVVSYFRRQLEQAKRDDGALGPKKTLPVMLGLLGAIEGHARDVTPRVRRELLAVGAEGAEFTGWLYRDIQQPQAAVFWYDRAMEWAQEADSAAMQGYVLLKKSQMAYDERDALRMLTLAEAASNARWQLPVRVRAEVTQQEALGRAMLGDPLDVVRGKLDVAQNLLAGVPEEEPNSLGAYFTGHTRLLRDAITYTEAGKPSLAVDLFSDVLSTGSLSRRDTGFFNARRAAALALSGEPDEAAKVGKESAEVAREVKSERTVRVLGEVLLTLDRWRSRPAVREFGESLTA; from the coding sequence ATGCGTGAGGCGCTGAGTAGTTGGCACATGGGCCGGGTGTTCTACGCCTATCGCACGCATCCGTGGCATGGCCGTGTGCTCTCGCAAGAAGCCATGGCGGTATGGCTCGGACTCAATCAGGCGCAACTCAGCCGTATTGAGAGCGGCAAACCTCCGCAAGACCTCAGCAAACTTATGAGGTGGGCGCATAGCCTGCGGATTCCGGCAGACCTACTGTGGTTCAAGTTGCCCAGGCCAACGCAGGAAGTTTCTACCGAGGCTGTTCCTGTAGTGCCACCACCCGAAGAAACGTCGTCCGTTCAGAAAGAGGCTCCGCAGGTCGGCGTGATGCTGCCGGTCGTTATCCACGGCCGGACAGTCCTGGTGCCGGTAGACGCTGAGACCCTTGCAGCGAGCGGTTTGGGCACGCTACTTGGTCACTCGGCGGACAGCACCGCCACGGACGCACGCAAGCGAGACCCAATGAGCCCCATAAACCGCCGCGACTTGCTCAGGACTGGCGTTGCAGCTGCCGCGCTGCCTGGCCTCGGGCTGGACGAGCTAGAGCACATTGCGGCTGCGCTGGACGATGCCCGCTACCTCGATGGGCCGGTCGTTAGCTACTTCCGTCGCCAACTCGAACAAGCCAAGCGCGACGACGGGGCGCTCGGCCCGAAGAAGACGTTGCCGGTTATGCTCGGCCTATTGGGTGCGATTGAGGGCCATGCTCGGGACGTAACGCCGCGTGTGCGCCGTGAACTCCTCGCCGTCGGTGCGGAAGGTGCAGAGTTCACCGGATGGCTGTACCGAGACATTCAACAGCCGCAGGCGGCCGTCTTCTGGTATGACCGCGCAATGGAGTGGGCACAGGAAGCGGACAGCGCAGCCATGCAGGGCTACGTGCTTCTCAAAAAGTCACAGATGGCGTACGACGAGCGTGATGCCCTGCGCATGCTGACGCTTGCCGAAGCTGCCAGCAATGCCCGCTGGCAGCTGCCGGTCCGTGTCCGTGCCGAAGTTACGCAGCAAGAAGCGCTAGGCCGCGCCATGCTCGGGGACCCGCTCGACGTGGTGCGCGGCAAATTAGACGTGGCACAAAACCTCTTGGCCGGCGTTCCCGAGGAGGAGCCAAACAGTCTAGGGGCGTACTTCACTGGGCACACGCGCCTGCTCCGCGATGCAATTACCTACACCGAGGCCGGTAAGCCGAGTCTCGCCGTCGATCTCTTCAGCGACGTACTGAGCACGGGTAGCCTCTCCCGCCGCGACACGGGGTTTTTCAATGCGCGACGGGCGGCAGCACTGGCGCTCAGTGGTGAGCCTGACGAAGCCGCGAAGGTCGGCAAGGAGTCGGCCGAAGTGGCGCGCGAAGTGAAGTCAGAGCGCACAGTGCGCGTCCTCGGCGAGGTACTTCTGACCCTTGATAGGTGGCGTAGCCGGCCTGCGGTCCGTGAATTCGGTGAGTCGCTTACTGCCTGA